The following are encoded together in the Cicer arietinum cultivar CDC Frontier isolate Library 1 chromosome 2, Cicar.CDCFrontier_v2.0, whole genome shotgun sequence genome:
- the LOC101498687 gene encoding protein LATERAL ROOT PRIMORDIUM 1 isoform X2: MGMFVVAPSFHHHHESLLSDPHSLNPATALGVGVIPLLTTSPCHLDNESNMLNNRRQQQGIQFWHEQHHQQQQQQGTSSGGGTTTCQDCGNQAKKDCTNRRCRTCCKSRGFDCPTHVKSTWVPAARRRERLATAATTTVVAGGSSGSTSGAKKPRLIASQQTTTTSHTSTSNTTPPRSFDTGSSHQDASFKESMPGQVRAPAVFKCVRVTSVDDGKDEYAYQAVVKIGGHVFKGFLYDHGVENNNNNKEVYPNLSELHLGGGNRNGVSSSSPMMDPSHDVYAAASSAGGGGGGLLGGHGSAYGNQIN; encoded by the exons ATGGGTATGTTTGTCGTAGCACCTTCTTTCCACCACCACCATGAATCTCTTCTCTCCGATCCTCATTCTCTTAACCCCGCCACCGCTCTCGGCGTCGGAGTTATCCCTTTACTCACTACTTCACCTTGTCATCTCGATAACGAATCCAACATGTTGAATAACAGAAGACAACAACAAGGAATTCAGTTTTGGCATGAAcaacatcatcaacaacaacaacaacaag GTACAAGTAGTGGTGGAGGAACAACAACGTGTCAAGATTGTGGAAACCAAGCGAAGAAAGATTGTACTAATAGAAGATGTAGAACTTGTTGTAAAAGTAGAGGTTTTGATTGCCCTACTCATGTCAAGAGTACTTGGGTACCTGCTGCTAGAAGAAGAGAACGTCTTGCCACGGCGGCCACCACCACGGTGGTTGCTGGTGGTTCTAGTGGTTCAACTTCCGGTGCTAAGAAACCTAGACTTATTGCTTCACAACAAACTACAACTACTTCTCATACTTCTACTTCTAATACTACACCTCCTAGAAGCTTTGACACTGGTTCTAGTCATCAAG ATGCAAGTTTCAAAGAGTCAATGCCTGGTCAAGTACGTGCACCAGCAGTATTCAAGTGTGTTAGAGTGACATCAGTAGATGATGGAAAAGATGAATATGCATATCAAGCTGTAGTGAAGATTGGTGGACATGTTTTCAAAGGCTTTCTTTATGATCATGGTGTTGagaataataacaataacaaagaAGTTTATCCTAACCTTTCTGAGCTTCATTTAGGTGGAGGTAATAGAAATGGTGTTTCTTCTTCATCACCGATGATGGATCCTTCACACGATGTTTATGCAGCTGCTTCAAGTgctggtggtggtggtggtggtttaCTAGGAGGTCATGGTTCAGCTTATGGTAATCAAATAAATTGA
- the LOC101498687 gene encoding protein LATERAL ROOT PRIMORDIUM 1 isoform X1 produces MGMFVVAPSFHHHHESLLSDPHSLNPATALGVGVIPLLTTSPCHLDNESNMLNNRRQQQGIQFWHEQHHQQQQQQGSHHHYLKKQSFLDHNTSPTNLIHGGGGLTGSGTSSGGGTTTCQDCGNQAKKDCTNRRCRTCCKSRGFDCPTHVKSTWVPAARRRERLATAATTTVVAGGSSGSTSGAKKPRLIASQQTTTTSHTSTSNTTPPRSFDTGSSHQDASFKESMPGQVRAPAVFKCVRVTSVDDGKDEYAYQAVVKIGGHVFKGFLYDHGVENNNNNKEVYPNLSELHLGGGNRNGVSSSSPMMDPSHDVYAAASSAGGGGGGLLGGHGSAYGNQIN; encoded by the exons ATGGGTATGTTTGTCGTAGCACCTTCTTTCCACCACCACCATGAATCTCTTCTCTCCGATCCTCATTCTCTTAACCCCGCCACCGCTCTCGGCGTCGGAGTTATCCCTTTACTCACTACTTCACCTTGTCATCTCGATAACGAATCCAACATGTTGAATAACAGAAGACAACAACAAGGAATTCAGTTTTGGCATGAAcaacatcatcaacaacaacaacaacaaggttCACATCATCactatttgaaaaaacaaaGTTTTCTTGATCATAATACAAGTCCAACGAATTTAATCCACGGTGGTGGTGGTTTAACTGGTTCAGGTACAAGTAGTGGTGGAGGAACAACAACGTGTCAAGATTGTGGAAACCAAGCGAAGAAAGATTGTACTAATAGAAGATGTAGAACTTGTTGTAAAAGTAGAGGTTTTGATTGCCCTACTCATGTCAAGAGTACTTGGGTACCTGCTGCTAGAAGAAGAGAACGTCTTGCCACGGCGGCCACCACCACGGTGGTTGCTGGTGGTTCTAGTGGTTCAACTTCCGGTGCTAAGAAACCTAGACTTATTGCTTCACAACAAACTACAACTACTTCTCATACTTCTACTTCTAATACTACACCTCCTAGAAGCTTTGACACTGGTTCTAGTCATCAAG ATGCAAGTTTCAAAGAGTCAATGCCTGGTCAAGTACGTGCACCAGCAGTATTCAAGTGTGTTAGAGTGACATCAGTAGATGATGGAAAAGATGAATATGCATATCAAGCTGTAGTGAAGATTGGTGGACATGTTTTCAAAGGCTTTCTTTATGATCATGGTGTTGagaataataacaataacaaagaAGTTTATCCTAACCTTTCTGAGCTTCATTTAGGTGGAGGTAATAGAAATGGTGTTTCTTCTTCATCACCGATGATGGATCCTTCACACGATGTTTATGCAGCTGCTTCAAGTgctggtggtggtggtggtggtttaCTAGGAGGTCATGGTTCAGCTTATGGTAATCAAATAAATTGA
- the LOC101506584 gene encoding uncharacterized protein, with product MGNASSITLCFNHNKNSSSSFVKLIFWEGTSRSLKGKHIAGEIMFEFPEMMVCHADSFFIGHPIPVLSINDELMLGQTYFVLPIDRFAIDTLSVSSISAFGSCTNKSPIKFGKCPFQYLKGSNGRVLIKVMPEFITGLIYGDKLEMNNENTFSNGFLCSTPELKKHYEQLVRSKDQVWSPKLETITEYKVRFSPCRFIEWKEKEKPIELFTSRI from the coding sequence ATGGGAAATGCATCATCAATCACTCTATgttttaatcacaacaaaaactcatcatcatcatttgtGAAACTCATATTTTGGGAAGGAACATCAAGATCATTGAAAGGAAAACATATAGCTggtgaaataatgtttgaattcCCTGAAATGATGGTTTGCCATGCAGATTCATTTTTCATAGGACATCCAATTCCAGTTTTATCAATAAATGATGAACTCATGCTTGGTCAAACATACTTTGTTCTACCTATTGACCGTTTTGCTATTGACACCCTCTCCGTATCTTCAATCTCAGCCTTTGGATCTTGCACTAATAAATCACCTATCAAATTTGGGAAGTGCCCTTTTCAATATTTGAAAGGTTCTAATGGAAGAGTTTTGATTAAGGTTATGCCGGAATTTATAACTGGTCTTATCTATGGTGACAAATTGGAGATGAATAATGAAAATACTTTTAGCAACGGTTTTCTTTGTAGTACTCCTGAATTGAAAAAACATTATGAACAACTTGTGAGGTCTAAGGATCAAGTTTGGTCACCTAAACTTGAAACAATTACGGAATACAAGGTTAGGTTTTCACCATGTAGGTTCATAGAATGGAAAGAAAAAGAGAAGCCAATCGAATTGTTTACTAGtagaatataa